Proteins from one Pongo abelii isolate AG06213 chromosome 7, NHGRI_mPonAbe1-v2.0_pri, whole genome shotgun sequence genomic window:
- the LOC103891403 gene encoding large ribosomal subunit protein uL16-like, which yields MGCSKGPWRQAFPMDVHVSDLALPQCRLQTGMRGAFGKPQGTVARVHIGQVIMSIRTKLQNKEHVIEALRRAKFKFPGRQKIHISKKWGFTKFNADEFEDMVAEKRLIPDGCGVKYIPNRGPLDKRRALHS from the coding sequence ATGGGTTGCTCTAAGGGACCTTGGAGACAGGCCTTTCCGATGGATGTTCATGTTTCTGACCTTGCACTACCCCAATGTAGGCTCCAAACAGGCATGCGAGGTGCCTTTGGAAAGCCCCAGGGCACTGTGGCCAGGGTTCACATTGGCCAAGTTATCATGTCCATCCGCACCAAGCTGCAGAACAAGGAGCATGTGATTGAGGCCCTGCGCAGGGCCAAGTTCAAGTTTCCTGGCCGCCAGAAAatccacatctcaaagaagtgggGCTTCACCAAGTTCAATGCTGATGAATTTGAAGACATGGTGGCTGAGAAGCGGCTCATCCCAGATGGCTGTGGGGTCAAGTACATCCCCAATCGTGGCCCTCTGGACAAGCGGCGGGCCCTGCACTCATGA